One part of the Glycine max cultivar Williams 82 chromosome 14, Glycine_max_v4.0, whole genome shotgun sequence genome encodes these proteins:
- the LOC106796002 gene encoding probable pectinesterase/pectinesterase inhibitor 61 isoform X2, whose product MFIGDGKGKTVITGKKNVIDGMTTFHSASFAASGAGFIARDITFENYAGPAKHQAVALRVGADHAVVYRCNIVGYQDSCYVHSNRQFFRECNIYGTVDFIFGNAAVVFQKCNIYARKPMAQQKNTITAQNRKDPNQNTGISLHNCRILPAPDLAPVKGSFPTYLGRPWKQYSRTVYLVSYMGDHIHPRGWLEWNGDFALNTLYYGEYMNYGPGAAVGQRVQWPGYRVIKSTMEANRFTVAQFISGSAWLPSTGVAFAAGLST is encoded by the exons ATGTTCATAGGTGACGGGAAGGGCAAAACTGTCATCACAGGGAAAAAGAATGTGATAGATGGCATGACGACATTCCACTCGGCATCCTTCG CTGCTAGTGGCGCTGGATTCATTGCAAGAGACATCACGTTCGAGAACTATGCGGGACCAGCGAAGCATCAAGCAGTGGCGCTCCGTGTCGGAGCCGACCATGCGGTGGTGTACCGGTGCAACATTGTGGGGTATCAAGACTCATGCTATGTGCATTCTAACCGTCAATTTTTCCGTGAATGCAACATTTACGGCACTGTAGACTTCATATTTGGCAATGCTGCCGTGGTTTTCCAAAAGTGCAACATTTATGCTCGTAAGCCTATGGCTCAACAGAAGAACACCATCACGGCCCAAAATAGAAAAGACCCAAATCAGAATACGGGTATATCCTTGCACAATTGTCGGATCCTACCCGCCCCGGATCTTGCCCCGGTTAAGGGCAGCTTCCCCACCTATTTGGGCCGTCCATGGAAGCAGTATTCTAGAACCGTATACTTAGTATCCTACATGGGTGACCACATACATCCTCGTGGATGGTTGGAGTGGAATGGAGACTTTGCTTTGAACACATTGTATTATGGTGAGTACATGAATTATGGACCGGGTGCAGCAGTGGGCCAACGGGTTCAATGGCCTGGGTACCGGGTCATTAAGTCTACCATGGAGGCGAATCGATTCACGGTAGCCCAATTTATATCTGGGTCAGCCTGGTTACCATCCACCGGAGTGGCCTTTGCAGCCGGGTTATCTACATGA